The Streptomyces sp. R28 region CCGTCCAACGCCGGCCAGCGGCGCGAGGACCGCAAGATCGCGGCGATCGGGATCCGGGTCGCGAAGGGCGTGACCATGCACGGCTTCGCGCTGAACGTGAACCCCGACAACAAGTGGTTCGACAAGATCATCCCGTGCGGGATCCGGGACGCGGGCGTCGCCTCCCTGGCGAACGAGCTCGGCCGGGACGTCACGATCGACGAGGTGCTGCCGGTCGTCGAGCGGCACCTGACGGACGTACTGGAGAACGCGGACCTGAAGCCGCGCGTCGTCGAGAAGGCACCGGCGGCATAAATGAGCCCGTCCGGCGATTGAGGACAAGGCCCGTCCAGGGCCGAAGCGGGGGTCCGGGGGCGGCAGCCCTCAGAAGGCCAGCACCCACGCCGGGCATCAAATCAGCGGGCGTACCCTTGAGGGCGCCGATGAATCAACGCTAGGGAGCCAGTCGTGTCCGCAGTCTCACCGGACGGACGCAAGATGCTGCGCCTGGAGGTCCGCAACAGCCAGACCCCCATCGAGCGCAAGCCCGAGTGGATCAAGACGCGGGCGAAAATGGGTCCCGAGTACACGAAGATGCAGAACCTCGTGAAAAGCGAGGGCCTGCACACCGTCTGCCAGGAAGCCGGCTGCCCCAACATCTACGAGTGCTGGGAAGACCGTGAGGCGACCTTCCTCATCGGCGGCGACCAGTGCACCCGGCGCTGCGACTTCTGCCAGATCGACACCGGCAAGCCCGAGGCGCTCGACCGCGACGAGCCGCGCCGCGTCGGCGAGTCCGTGGTCACCATGGACCTGAACTACGCCACCATCACCGGCGTCGCCCGCGACGACCTCCCGGACGGCGGCGCCTGGCTGTACGCCGAGACGGTCCGCCAGATCCACCAGCAGACGGCGGAGCGCGAGGCCGGCCGCACCAAGGTCGAGCTCCTGGCCCCCGACTTCAACGCCGTCCCGGAGCTGCTCCAGGAGGTCTTCGCCTCCCGCCCCGAGGTCTTCGCGCACAACGTCGAGACCGTGCCCCGGATCTTCAAGCGCATCCGCCCGGGCTTCCGCTACGAGCGCTCCCTGAAGGTCATCACCGAGGCCCGCGACTACGGCCTGGTCACCAAGTCCAACCTCATCCTCGGCATGGGCGAGACCCGCGAGGAGGTCAGCGAGGCGCTGCGGCAGCTGCACGACGCGGGCTGCGAGCTGGTGACCATCACGCAGTACCTGCGCCCCTCCGTGCGCCACCACCCCGTGGAGCGCTGGGTCAAGCCGCAGGAGTTCGTGGAGCTGAAGCAGGAGGCCGAGGAGATCGGCTTCTCGGGCGTCATGTCCGGCCCGCTGGTGCGGTCCTCGTACCGCGCCGGGCGGCTCTACCAGATGGCCATGGAGCTGCGTCAGTCAGCTGCTCCGCAGGGCGGTTCCTACGTCGCCTCGCAGGCCGTCTGATGGCACGGAGTGCCACTCGGTTCGTGTGAACCTGCGCACAAGCAACTACCCCTCGGTAGCCGCCAGTCGACGCGGCCCTGGACGTCCCCGCAGATAGGGGGCTCATCAGGGCCGCGTCAAGTGTTTCGGGGCGCACATTAAGGCTTCATTGGTGTTTGACCGGTCGGTCACGCCCTGGTAACACCAATCAGTGACGCTGGTTGTACACCCCGTGCACCACTCACCAAAGCCGCCATTCCCGAGGGGGGACCTCCACCATGCAGGCCGCGCCCGTTCGCGCCACCGCCATCCCGTCGTTCACCACTGCACTGCGTGCCGTCGAGTCGCTGCTCATGAGCAGCGGTCAGCGCACCGCCCGCCGCAACGCCTGGACGTCCGTGCTGGAGGACCGCCGTCGCGCCAAGGACCGGGTCGAGGCACAGCGCGTCCTGGACCAGGTCACCACTCTCCGCCCCTGACCCCGTCGCCCCGCGCGCGGGGAACCGCGTATCGAACAGCGCGGGGCACTGCCGTCGTCGACGCTTCCCGGGCCACGTAGACTTCGTGGCATGGCGAGGAAGGACACGGCA contains the following coding sequences:
- the lipA gene encoding lipoyl synthase, with protein sequence MSAVSPDGRKMLRLEVRNSQTPIERKPEWIKTRAKMGPEYTKMQNLVKSEGLHTVCQEAGCPNIYECWEDREATFLIGGDQCTRRCDFCQIDTGKPEALDRDEPRRVGESVVTMDLNYATITGVARDDLPDGGAWLYAETVRQIHQQTAEREAGRTKVELLAPDFNAVPELLQEVFASRPEVFAHNVETVPRIFKRIRPGFRYERSLKVITEARDYGLVTKSNLILGMGETREEVSEALRQLHDAGCELVTITQYLRPSVRHHPVERWVKPQEFVELKQEAEEIGFSGVMSGPLVRSSYRAGRLYQMAMELRQSAAPQGGSYVASQAV